Proteins from a genomic interval of Chloroflexota bacterium:
- a CDS encoding MFS transporter has product MLTSSRRSPLLFIFITVFVDLLGYGLMIPLLPFFVQRQDGGAALAGALGSVYSLMQLISGPALGALSDRYGRRPVLLVCLLGTAGAYALLGLADSLALIFLAVMLDGITGANLTTAYAYIADVTAPEERARGMSLVGAAFGLGLMAGPAFGGLLSAWGLAVPAFTACAIALANVAFGFFVLPESLPPERRTQTPTMPVLNSLAQLAGLFRLTNIRLLLLTIFVLNLAFSGLQTNFPLYSQARFG; this is encoded by the coding sequence TTGTTGACTTCCTCCCGCCGCTCCCCCCTCCTCTTCATCTTCATCACCGTCTTTGTGGATCTGCTGGGCTACGGCCTCATGATCCCCCTGCTCCCGTTTTTCGTGCAACGGCAGGACGGCGGGGCCGCCCTGGCCGGGGCGCTGGGTTCGGTTTATTCCCTCATGCAACTGATCAGCGGCCCGGCGTTGGGCGCGCTCTCCGATCGTTACGGGCGGCGGCCCGTTCTGCTCGTCTGCCTGCTGGGCACGGCGGGCGCTTACGCCTTGCTGGGGCTGGCCGACTCGCTGGCCCTCATCTTTCTGGCCGTCATGCTCGACGGCATCACCGGGGCCAACCTCACCACCGCCTACGCTTACATCGCCGACGTGACCGCGCCCGAAGAGCGCGCGCGGGGCATGAGTCTGGTGGGCGCGGCCTTTGGCCTGGGGCTGATGGCCGGCCCGGCCTTCGGCGGCCTGTTGAGCGCCTGGGGGCTGGCCGTGCCCGCCTTCACTGCTTGCGCCATCGCTCTGGCCAACGTGGCCTTCGGGTTCTTCGTCTTGCCCGAGTCTTTGCCGCCTGAGCGTCGTACTCAAACGCCAACAATGCCGGTTCTCAACTCGCTGGCGCAACTCGCCGGGTTGTTTCGCCTGACCAACATCCGCCTGTTACTGCTCACCATCTTCGTCCTCAATCTGGCCTTCTCCGGTTTGCAGACCAACTTCCCGCTGTACAGTCAGGCCCGCTTCGGCTG